From the Quercus lobata isolate SW786 chromosome 6, ValleyOak3.0 Primary Assembly, whole genome shotgun sequence genome, one window contains:
- the LOC115950940 gene encoding protein TIC 22-like, chloroplastic isoform X1, translating to MKSHNSNTPKNFPSLKLPPQLNPQLQEAFCNLQNHCSNLLQHLPNPSSLKTHFQSALSNLQNHAIHTLDPSSSSSSSNKNPVWARIAKPNNSQFTAVRQSGSVGGLSTEAIEERLAGVPVYALSNASEEFVLVSGVSTKYKKSLGLFCFKKEDAEALLEQIKSLDPNMQTGSKVVAVALNKVVQLKLDGVAFRLIPESSQVKNALREMEKIGISDDGFSGVPVFQSRSLILKSQNKSYRPAFFRKEDLENSLLRASRQQNQINPAFRRGDIQVAVLEEVLKGMKESSTSKWDDIVFIPPGFDVSTDPTQH from the exons ATGAAGTCCCACAACTCCAACACACCAAAAAATTTCCCATCACTCAAACTACCCCCTCAACTCAATCCCCAGCTCCAAGAAGCCTTCTGCAACCTCCAAAACCATTGCTCCAATCTCCTCCAACACCTCCCAAACCCCTCTTCCCTCAAAACCCACTTTCAATCCGCTCTCTCCAACCTCCAAAACCACGCAATACATACTCTtgacccttcttcttcttcttcttcttctaacaAAAACCCCGTTTGGGCTCGAATTGCCAAACCCAACAATTCCCAGTTCACGGCTGTTCGCCAATCTGGTAGTGTCGGCGGCCTGTCGACTGAGGCCATTGAAGAGCGGCTGGCGGGCGTGCCTGTGTACGCGCTGAGCAATGCCTCTGAAGAATTCGTGTTGGTTTCGGGTGTTTCGACCAAGTACAAGAAATCTCTGGGGCTGTTTTGTTTCAAGAAGGAGGACGCTGAGGCGCTTCTTGAGCAGATTAAGAGCTTGGATCCCAATATGCAAACTGGCTCCAAAGTGGTTGCTGTTGCTCTCAATAAG gttGTTCAGTTGAAGCTTGATGGGGTGGCTTTCAGGCTGATTCCGGAGTCTTCACAAGTCAAGAATGCGCTTAGG GAAATGGAAAAGATTGGTATTTCTGATGATGGCTTTTCGGGTGTTCCAGTTTTCCAG TCAAGGAGTTTGATACTGAAGAGCCAAAACAAGAGCTATCGTCCAGCTTTTTTTAGAAAG GAAGATTTAGAAAATTCCCTACTAAGAGCTTCCCGCCAGCAGAATCAAATAAATCCTGCTTTCAGACGGGGGGATATTCAG GTTGCAGTTCTTGAGGAGGTACTCAAGGGGATGAAG GAAAGCTCAACTTCGAAGTGGGATGACATTGTTTTTATACCTCCTGGTTTCGATGTTTCTACTGACCCTACCCAGCATTAG
- the LOC115950940 gene encoding protein TIC 22-like, chloroplastic isoform X2 — translation MKSHNSNTPKNFPSLKLPPQLNPQLQEAFCNLQNHCSNLLQHLPNPSSLKTHFQSALSNLQNHAIHTLDPSSSSSSSNKNPVWARIAKPNNSQFTAVRQSGSVGGLSTEAIEERLAGVPVYALSNASEEFVLVSGVSTKYKKSLGLFCFKKEDAEALLEQIKSLDPNMQTGSKVVAVALNKVVQLKLDGVAFRLIPESSQVKNALREMEKIGISDDGFSGVPVFQQELEVNGDWRERPPEEEEEGTLPSQMATLGSATVKEFDTEEPKQELSSSFF, via the exons ATGAAGTCCCACAACTCCAACACACCAAAAAATTTCCCATCACTCAAACTACCCCCTCAACTCAATCCCCAGCTCCAAGAAGCCTTCTGCAACCTCCAAAACCATTGCTCCAATCTCCTCCAACACCTCCCAAACCCCTCTTCCCTCAAAACCCACTTTCAATCCGCTCTCTCCAACCTCCAAAACCACGCAATACATACTCTtgacccttcttcttcttcttcttcttctaacaAAAACCCCGTTTGGGCTCGAATTGCCAAACCCAACAATTCCCAGTTCACGGCTGTTCGCCAATCTGGTAGTGTCGGCGGCCTGTCGACTGAGGCCATTGAAGAGCGGCTGGCGGGCGTGCCTGTGTACGCGCTGAGCAATGCCTCTGAAGAATTCGTGTTGGTTTCGGGTGTTTCGACCAAGTACAAGAAATCTCTGGGGCTGTTTTGTTTCAAGAAGGAGGACGCTGAGGCGCTTCTTGAGCAGATTAAGAGCTTGGATCCCAATATGCAAACTGGCTCCAAAGTGGTTGCTGTTGCTCTCAATAAG gttGTTCAGTTGAAGCTTGATGGGGTGGCTTTCAGGCTGATTCCGGAGTCTTCACAAGTCAAGAATGCGCTTAGG GAAATGGAAAAGATTGGTATTTCTGATGATGGCTTTTCGGGTGTTCCAGTTTTCCAG CAAGAACTAGAGGTTAATGGAGATTGGAGAGAGAGGCCtccagaagaggaagaagagggaACTCTACCATCACAAATGGCAACTCTAGGAAGCGCTACTG TCAAGGAGTTTGATACTGAAGAGCCAAAACAAGAGCTATCGTCCAGCTTTTTTTAG